CTCGAGGCGGACACCGTCACCGTCAACGATGCCAAAAAAATCAGCATTTATACTGGCAACGTCATCCTCAATCAGGGCACCTTACAAATCAAGGCTGACAAAATGATTGTGCGTGAAGACCAAGATGGCTTTCAACACAGCACTTGCACCGGCAACCCAACGACCTTCAAACAAAAACGCACTGGCAAAAACGAGTGGATGCAAGGCAGCGGTCAGCGCATTGAATACAATGCGCGCATGGACAAGGTACAACTGTATACCAATGCTTGGGTCAAGCGTGGTGAGGACATCGTCACCGGTGACTACATCAGTTATGACGCCAACGCAGAGTACGCCGAAGTCATCGGCGGCACCAAGGCCAATCCGAACGGCACCGCCGGCAGCCGCGTCAAAGCGACCATTCAACCAAAAAATAAAACCACACCGCCAGTGATCGACAATAAGCCGACCAGCCAGCAGGGGCTGCGCATGAATCGTTCATTGCAACTCAACCTAGCGCCGGTGCCGAATGACAGCCCGAGTGAGCCTGCGAAAGCACAACCATAAAGACCGGCCTTATGCAGACAACCGTTTCCTCAGACCATAATCAACTGCTAGTGAGTCACCTGAAAAAAACCTATCAGGGACGCACCGTGGTTAAAAACACCACCCTAGAGTTGCGTAGTGGCGAAGTGATTGGGCTCCTAGGGCCGAATGGCGCGGGTAAAACCACCAGTTTTTATATGATTGTTGGCCTGGTAGCACTTGATGACGGCACGATCACGCTCAATGGTGCAGATGTCAGTCATGCCCCGATGCATGAGCGCGCGCGCATGGGCTTAGCCTATCTGCCGCAAGAAGCGTCGATCTTTCGCAAGATGACGGTGACGGATAACATTTTATCGATTCTCGAAACACGCCCGCATACCGCGGAACAACGCGAAGCGCGTCTGGAGTCCTTACTAGATCAGTTACACATCCAGCACATTCGCAATAGTCAGGCAGTGAGTCTGTCGGGCGGTGAACGCCGTCGGGTAGAAATTGCACGCTGCTTGGCCACTGACCCAAAGTTTATTCTGCTAGACGAACCTTTTGCCGGTATCGATCCGATTGCGGTGATTGAGATTCAAAAAATTATTCGTTACCTAAGTAGCCAGAATATCGGTATATTGATTACAGACCACAACGTGCGTGAAACCTTGGATATTTGTGACCGCGCCTACATCGTGAATGAAGGCGCGGTGTTTGCCGCCGGCACCCCGGACGAAATTATTCAAAATGAAGGCGTGCGTGAAGTGTATCTGGGCAAGAACTTTAGGCTGTAAGTAGTTATGAAGCAAAACCTGCAATTACGCATCTCTCAAAATCTGGCGCTCACGCCGCAACTACAACAGTCTATCCGTCTGTTGCAACTGTCTACCCTTGAGTTGAATCAGGAACTCGAAACGATCCTGCAAGAAAATCCATTACTTGAAATGGCCGACGGCGAAGAGGGCGAGTTCGAAGACCACTCGCCCACCGCCACCGCAACGGCAGAGTCTGAAGTGGAAGATGCCAGCTCGTTTGATGTGGCCACGCAAAAAGAACTCACTCCGCCGGCCGAAAGCTTGCGCGAAGAACTCACTGGCAATGATGGCGAACAGCCCAATCTGAATGAAGAGTTCACCCCGCCTGAGTTTGCCGATGATTATGAAGAGTTTGGCAGTGCCAGCAACTGGGACGAAGCCGGGCGTAATCATCAAGACGATGAAGACGGCGACTTTTCGCGCCAAGATGCTAGCAATATTAGCCTGCGTGAGCACTTGATCAGCCAGATTCAATTAGCGCACTTGTCAAAACGGGACATGGATCTGGTCAAGTTTTTGTTAGATAGCATCAATGATGATGGCTATCTAGAACAAGATTTGCAAGAAATTGTGGATCTGCTGCCCCCTGAGCTAGAAGTCGAGCTACTCGAACTTGAAACTGCGCTCAAGTTGATTCAAAACTTGGATCCAATCGGTGTCGGCGCCCGCGACTTGCGTGAATGCATCTTACTGCAACTACAAGTGCTGCCAGCGGATACGCCTTACCTACGCACAGCAATGGCCATTGCGAAAGACTTTTTACCCTTATTGGCGAACAAAGACTTTGTCAAACTACGCAAAGCGCTGACTTGCGACGAAGTGGTACTGAAAGGCGCACAGCAACTGATCCGCCAGCAAAACCCCAAACCTGGCAGCGAGTTCGCCACGTTTAGCCACGACCACTTTATCCAACACGACGTGGTGGTCAAAAAAATCAAGGGCATCTGGATGGCCTCGCTTAACGATGGCGTGATCCCGAAATTACGCATCAATCAGCTGTATGCAGATATCCTCAAACGCAATCGAGAAAGCTCAGGCCAATATCTGCA
This Methylophilus medardicus DNA region includes the following protein-coding sequences:
- the lptA gene encoding lipopolysaccharide transport periplasmic protein LptA, with translation MNTQKPLFYATCLTLWALLQWSTSVLAEEADRDQPIELEADTVTVNDAKKISIYTGNVILNQGTLQIKADKMIVREDQDGFQHSTCTGNPTTFKQKRTGKNEWMQGSGQRIEYNARMDKVQLYTNAWVKRGEDIVTGDYISYDANAEYAEVIGGTKANPNGTAGSRVKATIQPKNKTTPPVIDNKPTSQQGLRMNRSLQLNLAPVPNDSPSEPAKAQP
- the lptB gene encoding LPS export ABC transporter ATP-binding protein, which produces MQTTVSSDHNQLLVSHLKKTYQGRTVVKNTTLELRSGEVIGLLGPNGAGKTTSFYMIVGLVALDDGTITLNGADVSHAPMHERARMGLAYLPQEASIFRKMTVTDNILSILETRPHTAEQREARLESLLDQLHIQHIRNSQAVSLSGGERRRVEIARCLATDPKFILLDEPFAGIDPIAVIEIQKIIRYLSSQNIGILITDHNVRETLDICDRAYIVNEGAVFAAGTPDEIIQNEGVREVYLGKNFRL
- a CDS encoding RNA polymerase factor sigma-54; the protein is MKQNLQLRISQNLALTPQLQQSIRLLQLSTLELNQELETILQENPLLEMADGEEGEFEDHSPTATATAESEVEDASSFDVATQKELTPPAESLREELTGNDGEQPNLNEEFTPPEFADDYEEFGSASNWDEAGRNHQDDEDGDFSRQDASNISLREHLISQIQLAHLSKRDMDLVKFLLDSINDDGYLEQDLQEIVDLLPPELEVELLELETALKLIQNLDPIGVGARDLRECILLQLQVLPADTPYLRTAMAIAKDFLPLLANKDFVKLRKALTCDEVVLKGAQQLIRQQNPKPGSEFATFSHDHFIQHDVVVKKIKGIWMASLNDGVIPKLRINQLYADILKRNRESSGQYLQSQMQEAKWMIKNIQQRFSTILRVSQAIVDRQRNFFEHGEIAMRPLVLREIAEELDLHESTVSRVTTHKYMLTPRGVFELKYFFGSSVATDAGGSCSATAIRALIKQMVAEENVKKPLSDNQITDTLAQQGIVVARRTIAKYRESLNIPPANLRKSL